Part of the Aquila chrysaetos chrysaetos chromosome 6, bAquChr1.4, whole genome shotgun sequence genome, CTGCAAAGGGAAGCGAGCAGAAAGGTGCAGTTGGTGGCGGGGGGCGGAAAATGggtgcagaaagagaaataaggtGCTGGAAAGCGGAACGTCTCCAGAACGGGTGGAAGGGGAGCGGTTTCTGTGATGCCGGGAAGGCGCAGCGGGAGATGAGAGCCCGCATCTGTCCGGCAGCACCCGCTCCTCCGTCCCACGGCGAGGCGGCGTGCCCGGCGCTCACCACgctcccccctctctcccaccCAGGCCCTGCCCGGCAGCGCCCACGGCGAGACGGCCGACATACGCTCGGTGCGCTGGGCCGTCTGGAGCCCCGTCCTGGGTGCCGGCGAGGCGGAGGTGGTCCTGCCCCTGCGCGGCGGCGCCTGCCGCGGACCCTGCCAAACGTTGGTCTACCGGACCCCGACGAGCGGCAGGAGCTCCCGACAGGTAAGGGCTTGCTTCTGCGCCGCAAGATACACGGGGACGCTGCCGGTGCTTGGACGGGCTTGCCGTTAGAGAGGCTCTTTGCCAAAACCTTTGTAAGTGCCCCGGCGACGGAGGAGCTCTCTGCAAATCTGTGAGTGGATGAAGAGGCACGGGAAGAGGAGGGcggcagccccccagcccctgccagcgAGCGTCTACGGCGATAGATAGCACACTCGGTGTCTGGTGCTGCTTGACTAAAGTGACTGCAAACGGGCAGACTGAGCTGCCACGTAGCCGGTCGGCACAGTTATTGCGATGCTTCTTGGAGGCCACTGTGACCTGAGCCGGTTTATTCCGAGATGCGCATGCACGAGATAAAGACCTCGTTCCCAGGTGTTTATCAGCAACAGCAGGTTAGGGCTGGGGCGAAGGAGTCATGGCGGGGTGGCCAAAATACGGCTGTGGTGCTAAGCTGCACGGGTTGCTCTCTGCTGCGGGCCAGGACGGATGAGTGTCTGCAGAACTTGCTCAGTAAAAATCTTATAccgggtggtggtggtgggtggaGTTAGCAGGGGGCTGCGTGTGTGTCTTTGCAAAGACAGAGGTATTTGGTCAGAAATTAAAGTACAGCCCCTTGCTAGCTCTGCCTCTGGCTTGCACCACCGTTTATCCGACTGCAGGGCAAGGGAGTCGTCTCTCGGAGGTACGGGGGAGGCTGCGTGTAGCACACTGTCTAAAAGTATTTCGTTTCTAATTTCAGGGGAAGCACGTGGAGTCTGGGACTGTCCAATTCTATGTTTCCACTGATTCGGAAGAACATCTTGTAACTGCTGCGGAGATCCTACGTAAAGACAAGGACGAGTCGGAGAAGCCTCCTACGCCATCGCTGAGTGAGTGTTTTCCAGATCgctgacatttaaaatacagagtgTGGCACTGGTGTCtgctcaggagaaaaaaaacacgACTTCACCGAGTGAGCTAGTTTATGAATTACCGGAGTGAAGCAGGTTTCCATCGAGTTGAATTCAGCTCTCACTTTTGAACTTGCAAAATTCCCCTGTGACAGTAGCGCTGAGCCACGTGCAAAATCCCCTGGGATTTCCAGCATGGCACCAGCCTGCTCCTGTTTCGGGTCGCGCTGATGGCGTCTGGGCTCGTGCTCAACACCCAGAGCAGCTGGATGGGCACAGCGGCTGCACCAGCAGCGTATTGCTCTCTGCCAGTGCCGCTGCTCGTCTCTCTGGACTCTGAATCCCTCCATACGTGAGGACAGGAGAGATGGCAATTAtaggctgaggaaaaaaaaatataatcttgtTGTGCTGCTGCTCAAGGAGCGTGACAGCAGCACACGTTCGATCGTCCTGCACAGGCTCTGCCAGTGCCTAGGCAGGAAAAACCAGGCTGCGTATGCGTGTGTGCACATACgcatttgtctgtctgtctgtctgtgtgtctATAGTGCAGGGGTGCCAGGTGGTTGGAGTTTCAGCACTGTGTGTGTtggaggcagaaagaaaactgccatTGGCTTGGGTTTGGGCACGGAGTTGAGTCAATGCCCCAGGCTCCTGGAAATCCTCTGTGGCTTGTTTCTGTCTAATCCCCCCTTTTCGTGATCGATGGGAAACAAaacttccctttcctctgcagcGTCgcttctgctcctgctccgGTTCCCACGCAGGTCTCTGTGCGATGCTCCAGATACCTGACAGTGTTTTAAATACGTTTTACGAGCTTATCCAGCTCCTCTGGTGAGCCGGTAGCTGCCGGACCGCCGGTCGGGGCAATGCCTGGCGCGGTGGATGCCCGTTCCTGCTCTGGctctggagctgctgtgccTTCCACGAGATGGCAGTGGCACCATGGCTCTGCCGCAGCAAGTCCTGGCTTTCTGCCGGCGAGGAGCCAGGTTTGCTGGTGTAAGGGGCTTTAGAGCAGGAAAGCTTCACGGGTGAAATGAAGGGCTTTGGCGATGCTGGGGCTGCGCTGGGTTAGGCTCTCTGCGACGTGGCTGCGTCACTGCTGGTACCTTCCTGGCGCTGCTTGAAAGGTTCTCCCGGATGCCTTTCAGCTGGCGACGGCCAGGACGTTGAGGGAGTTGCAGTGCGGTGAACGGAAAAGCCGGCGCGCGCCGACGGTGAGCTTCCAGCCCGGCACTGGGCTGGCGCGCTCCGGCTTGCAGGGACCGTGCTGGAGTGCGGGCAGGGTGCCCGGCGAGGGGAGATGCCCCAACAGGGCGATTTTAGGAGATGAGCTGCGTGGCCTTTCCCTGGCTCCGGGGGCCTGGCGGCACCGGGGGGAGCTTGGGAAGTGCAGCGGTGGTCCTGGAGCTGTGCCGTGAGGTGAGCGGCCACGCGCGAGAGCCAGCCTGCGCTCCGAGCTGCTGAAAAGAGTGTTTGGTTAACTTCTTGTAGAGCTCCGCTGGAAAACATGCCACCACCTGGCCCTTTTGGCCAGCGGAGGCCAAGCGCATCCTCTGTCAGCTCAGCTGCCGGTGGTGCTGATGGATCCGTCCATCGTCTCCTTAACACTGGCCAAAGCCGTTctaactaaaagaaaacaatgttgtAGACGTAAGGGAAACAGGGTGGTTTCCTTTGCACAGCAGTCAGCATGAAGTAGCCAGAATATGTGTGGCggtgaaagcaaaataaggtCTCAGCATCACGTGGATGCAGAGATAGAACATCTGTGCCCCTGGTCTGCTCCGCTCTGAAGGACCCGCGGCTCAGCAGCACAGCGAGCTCAGCTGTGCCGGCGCGCGAGCCGAGCAGCCAAATATAAACATGATAAAGCTCGTACCGTTTCAGGGCACGAACGCACGAATAGATGAAGGGAGTGACAAGAAATAACAGAGGAGCGACGAAAACCTTAAGTATCCTAAAACTTTCACGTCTCATTAAGCATCCCACTTAGGCAGCGCCGGATGGCCGTAGGGAACCGCAGCACTGTCTGGGGATGGAGGAGCTGCCTTTTGCGGCAGAGTTAGCCTAATTCCAGCAAAATAACGGTTGGATCTGGAGATGTGCTATGTTCCCCCCTGCCAGGCAACAGTCGTATTGGAAAAATAAGTCAAATAAGTGGCTGAGAGACGGTAAGCCACCTCACTGAGCTGGTTTCACCCCCCAGATTTAAAAGGGCTGGTGGGAGGTTGGAGGGGGCTCGCTGGCGGAGGTCGcagccgcggcggcggggcctgGGGCGACGGCTCCGCTACAGCATCTCTCCCGTCCCTCTCCGCAGGTCCGCAGGCCCCGCTGCGAATGGCGGCCTCCCCGCGGGGACCGGGGGTAAGTGCCGCGGACGCGGGTGGCGGGCAGCGGCGTTCCCGGGGGACGACCCACGCGCTGAGGACGTGCTCCCCGGTCGCGTCCTCTGCCGGTTTTCCTGGCCGCTGCGGCCAAGAGGCGCCGAGCGTCCTGCTCAAACCCACCTCCTCCGAGGCAGCGAAAGGGATCCTGCCTATAACGTGCTGGGCGAGAGTCCCTCAGCTCTTTTCACACCCCAAATGTATTTGTAAGGGCAGTTCTGGTTTTTTGACAGCCCAGATTTGCCGAGTACTGTTGTCCCCGGTACATGCTGACAGTGACGCACGGTTTCTTCGTGCGGAGCTGCTGGGGTTTAAGGAGAGCTATGAATACCGAGATCCctctttatgctttttttatatCTTGATTCAAGGATCAAggcacacaaatatttttgatgaaataaaatgcttcataaGACCGCATTAAGCGGTTTGATCttcctgctgcattttctcGTCCCTCCCCTTGCCGGGGAAAGCGCGGCAGCTAAATAAGAAGCAGAGGTGCCGCGCCGCTTCTCGGCAGAGCGGCGATGCCGGAGCACGTGGCATCCGAGCCGCTGCAGCCAGGAAGGGCCGCCTCGCCGCCGGGGTTCCCGCAGGGCAGCCCGCCTCGGGGGGCTGCTCCCCTGGTGTGGGGCTGCGGGCGCTGACCCTCGCCGCTCTCCCACCAGCTGTCGGCGTCCCAGCTTTCGGCCCCGGCGCGGGGCAGGGGCCAgcccccggcgcggcgcggccgtGGCTCTCGGCAGGAGGGGGGGATCACTCACCTGGAGGCTGACCTCGGCTCGCCGGACCCTGAGCCCCGCGCCGGCGACCAGCTGCGGGCGCTGCCCTTCGCCCCGCTGCAGGTGCCCATCGCTGCcgtggggctgcaggcaggcaggtgaTGCTCGGCCGCCCTTCCCCGGGCTCCCGTGCCCCCATCGCCCGGCCCACCGGGGTCCCCCGCGGCCGATTCTGCGCGGTTCACCCCCGTTTCTCTGTCAGTTCCCGCACCCTGCTCTCCCGTGCCTCCCTGGCGCGCCTGCACGCCGCCGGCTTCCCAGAGATCCTGGACCACAACCAGGAACCGGTGGAAATCTCGGAGCCGGTGGACCCGGCGAGTTTCAGCCCGCGGCTGGAGGAAGCCGACCCTCTGCAAGGCAACGAAATAATCCTGCAGTTCCTGGCTTTCGGCAGGTGGGATGGCAGCTCTTCGTGGTACCTTCTGCGGGCAGATCCCGGGGGCCTCCTGGGGGAGAGTCCTTTACCAAAATCCCCCCCAACCCGCTTCCCTGCTTGAGAGGGAGAAGTCCTTGCAAAGGTGCTGCTTCCCCCAGCGCCTGCTGTGGAGGCAAAGCCCCGGAGGGTTTTACGATGATGTTCTTGTCCTTTCCGGGCGCTCTTAAATCacattccaattttttttattgtatccATTAGCCACAATGTGATGTAAAAGCTAGTTAATGCAGGGTTTCTCCATACATGCGTATGGAGTTGGGAAAGTTGGCACCCGTGGGGGTGGCTTTGGCTGGATAAGGCCCcacttgtgttttttctgtggACGGCAGTCTGCTCTGTGAAGGTAAAACGCTGCCTTTGCTGGGCTCCTCTGTCACAGCATATGGCGGAGGACAGCTGGAATTGTGAAGCTTTTTGGAAAGCCAAGGCAAACCATATGCCCGCTGTCTTCAGAGAAGTCCAAATACTTGTGATGCTGCCGATCTTCTCTTGTTCTTCTGCCTTTCAGTGCGTGCCAAACGCACTAGTTGCGCGTGATGGCGAGGCAGCGCCGTGCCATGAGCTAACCCAaacccctctctctccctgaaGGGATGCCCAGGATGGCGTGGAGGGGACTTGGCCGAGGACCATCTTCCTCACCTTCCAGTTCTACCGTTTCCCGCCGGTCACCACGCCGCGGCTGCAGCTGGTCAGCACGGATGGGGGGCTGGCGGCTGTGCCGGCGCAGCTCCTTGTCCGGGTGAACAAGGACGGGACCCTCGACACTGGTGAGCTCTGGTTTTAGCATCCTCGTGCGGCCGCTCCTCTCCCATCAGTCAGTTTTGGGCTTGCCTGTGGGCTGAGGAACGGGCCGGTGTCTGCTTTGATAGCTAGCCTCCGCTAGTTTGCGTGGCACATCATGAAAAACGTTCAAAATGTCCAACATTTGAAGTAGAATGCCGGGAAGTGTTGGTGGCATGATTTGCACGTCGAGGCTGCCAGCTGCCGCTGCAGCTAAGcgcctttgaaaagaaaggcGGCACGTGAGAGCACAGCGCCCAGAGTGAGCAGCTCTGATCCTCCTAGCTGAATgctcttctttgtttctttctgtgccttATTAAGTTCTGGTCCTGAGAGACACCAAGCACTTGTGGCTGGGGAAAGCTCCTTCTCCACGTGGAGCTGTTAATAGAAATGGAGGGGGGTCTGTACAGACTGAGTGTTTCTGGGGGGTGGGTGCAGTCCTGGGGGACCTTGGACCTTACTAGTTGACCGATGGGTTCATTAAGTGGAGGAGAGCAGGCATGCGAGCAGGCAGGCTTCTCCGGAGCAGAAGAGTGTCCCCGTCCCGGCCGACGTGCTGCTGTCGGCAGACGCTCCATTTCCATGACGATGCCGCGTGTCTCGCAGGACCGCCGGGCTTGCAGCTGAAGTACATGGTGGATCCCGCTTTCCTGCGACCCGGGGAGCAGCGCTGGTTTGTGCGGTACCTGGCCGAGCACAGCCTCCAGATTGACGTCTGGGACGGAGACTCCCTGCTCCTTGTTGGGTCTGCTGCTGTTAAACTGGAGGTATCAGTTAAATTGAAGGTCTTTCCCCTTAAGCCCTCAGGACTGCTAACGATGCAGGAGACCCCCTGCTTAGCAGGCGGGGGTGTTAAGGAAGAGCCTGACTTTGCCTTTGGTCCCGCGTTGAGATTGCATCTTTAGTAATCGAGTTGCTGTCAGCCCCTCCGCGTAACCGAGACCGATGCCAGCCCGATAAGCCCCTAATTGCGGGATTTGTCATCTTCTCCTCAAAAGTGGTGGCAAAACGTTAACTTTCTTCCGCTGCCCTGGAAATGCTGCAGTATTCCAGGGCTAAACCCCCCAGACCTAGGACGTCCAGAGACATCCTTACCCCTCACCGGTCCTTGCcttgtccccagcccctgctgcgCCAGGGCCGGGCGGCCGTCAGGACCCACCACGAGCTGGAGGTGGCCACGACCGAGTACGAGCCAGACGTGACGGTGATGGGCCGGGAGGCACTGCGGCACGGCGCCCTGCGGCCCCTCGGCGTCCGCGTGGCGGTGAGGGGCCGCCTCCACCTCTGCCTAGCCAACATCGGTAAGAGCGCGGCCGACAGCCCGGGCTGCCGGCACCGGCACCCTTGCGGCACGCGTGCCTCGCCGGGTACCCCCGGTGCCGGTCAGAGCCCCCGTCCTGGCACCGGCGCTGCTCGGCTCCGGGTGCCGCTGGGCTGCGAGCCGAGGCATGTGGCTCCCGGTTGTGCTCGCGGTTCCTCCTTGGCTGCAAACGCCGGCAGAAGGCAGCGGGGAGGCCGGCGGTGCGGGGACGGCAGCGCCGTGCAGTTGGGTGCTAGCAAACAGCACGGGGCTGTGGGAGAGATGCACGGGGCTGTACCTCAACGAAAACCACGCTTGTAAGAATGTTATTCTTCCCAGAACCCGCTggctgctttcattttatatatttaattccCTGTCCTAGAAATGTGCAGTGACTCCAGGTTTTAAAATCTTATCTTCAGAAGGAAGATTAGCTCCATTATAAGATATCTCAAATCgtcatttccatactttgccTGCAAAGGGACGATAAGCTCCTGGGAAGGAGAATCTGAGATTCACAACCCAGGGAGAGGTTTAACTCACACCTCGCAAAAGAGGGAGAGATGCTGCACCAGGACAACAGCCGCcctttgattgtttttttccctgtcctctttgtttgaatttcaaaatactgttgttAAAAACAGTATTGAAAAGCTTGGTGCGCCTGCCTGAAGGATGGGGACGGGATTTGTAGGCCGGGTAAATACCCAGCGGGTTTAGAGCCTCATCCAGCTCCGCTTGGCATAACCTTTGCGGGAGCGCGGATGGCAGCAGGAGCGGGGAGACGCGGTGGCGCGTGGCCGTGCCAGCGGCAGCGCTGCAGCCCGGGGATGGGggtcacagaaaggaaaaccgGAGCTGCTGAGGGACTTGGTGGTGACTCACTCAGTATGGCACTGTGCTTTTGATGCTGCTGCGTCTCCGGGCAGACGGCTGTATGGTGGTAGCAGCACGAGGCTCCGGAGGGAGTGCTCGCAGAGAATTGTTAGCAACCAGATAGTtgctcctgctttttttaaaattgtctctAAAGAGCTGCCGCGAGGATAAAAATTCGTAGTAGATTTTTTAACGATGAAAAACAGATGGTTTCCGCTCACTCTCGTCTCTGCTCGTGGCAGGTCACCCGTGCGAGGAGACCCCGGGGCAGCCGCCGTCcctgccgccgccccgctcccgcgtCGTGCCTGCGCCGGACGGCGCTGGCAGCATCCCGGCCGGCGGCTGGATCTCCCTGAACGCCGCCGTCGGTGAGTCCTGCCGGGCTGGGGCTCGGCCGGTCCTCCGGCGTGGGTTCGGGTTGGCGGCGTCTCTGCCGCTGCGGCGCTGGCGCCGTGCCCCCGGCCGCGGGGTTGCTGCCCCCTCCGGCGCTCCCCTTGCCGGGCCGTCGGCATCGTGGGGGGGTCCCTCGGGGCCACGCTAATCGGGGGGGTCCCTCGTCGGCGCCACGGTGTTCTCTCCCCGCAGGCGGGCGGGTGTCGCGGGCGCGGAGGCTGGCGGAGGTGGACGGCGAGCTGGCGGCCGCCCTGTGCGGCCGCCGGCCGGAGGCAAGGCTGGCCCCCCCGGCCGTCCCCGGCGAGGCCACGGCCGCCCGCCGGCGCAAGCTGCGGCGCATGGCGCTGGTGCGGCAGCGGGAGGACGCCGGCGGCGAGAGGACGCCCCAGCTCTCGGTGAGGAGAGGGGGGACGGGGAACGGGGGTGCGGCGGTGGCTCTGGGCTTACCGTCCCCTCCCTCgcggcagggctggcaggagcagcgTGCCCGGCACCTGCGGGACCTGCAGATCATCGATGCCTACCGGGAGCGCGTCAAGGGCGAGAGCATCTCCCGGATGCTCAGCCAGGCCATCACCGCCACCCACACCGTGCACGCCGTGCTGGGGACGGCCGAGTTCTTTGAGTTCGCCCTGAAGAACCCCTACGGCGTCCAGCACACCGTGACCATCGAGGTTGACCACCCCGAGCTCAGGTGGGGGCCGAAGCGGGGTCTCCCCCGTGTGCCTGGGGAGATGCCAGGGTGGCACCGGCTCCCGACCGGTCCTCACCAGCACCTCTGCCGCTCGCTCCCCCAGCGTCATACTGGACCCGAGGGAGTGGCGCCACTTCAAGGAGCTGACCAAGAGCGTTACGCCGGTGGAGGAGGAGATGTTCCACCTCCGTGACGACCTCAGGCCTCAGGTCTACCTGCGCCCCAAGGAGACCGTCCGCATCCCCTTCAAATACCAGACCTTCTCCGCGGACCCCGCCGTCGTTGTGGCGCAGGTAGGTGCGAGCCCCGGTTTTGAGCCGTTCCCAGTAGGAAGCATTTTCCTCGGCTGTGTTTGCCTCTGCAGGGCAGGGTGGCACCGCCACGGGGAGCACCGCGCAGCCGTAGCGGTGCTGCATCCCCAGGCAACCGGCTTTTGCACCCCACAGGGgccggcagggctgggtgccGGCGCCGACGCAGCCAcccgctccctggggaagagcGGGGCCGGGCAGACAAAGCACATCCAGGTGAGGGAGCCGGGAGAAAACGCCGCTCGAGGGGCTGCGCGGGAGGAGAAGCATCACTCTTGCAAAACTCCGTCCCTCTCCCGCCGGTCGCACGGGACAGGTCTCCTTCCAGGTGAGCGGGGGGAAGCCCATCGCGCTCCTGCGGGTGAAGGTGGAGCCGCAGCCCCACGTGGTGGACCAGACCTTCCGATTCTACCACCCGGAGCTCACCTTCCTAAAGAAGACCATTCGGCTGCCTCCCTGGCACACGCTCCCCGGTGAGCCCGCGGTTGGGGCTCGGGCTCTTCCTCGTTAGTCAGCGTCCAGGGTTCATTGGGGCCTCCCTGGAGGTGCGGGTGGCATCCAGAGAGCTCGTCTCTGCTTCCTCGCCCTTTCACAGCCTTGGGCTCCCCACTCGCTCTTCATCCGCTTGCCTGCATTAATTTTACGTTTAATTCCCTGCACCAGTATGCCCGTGTAGTTTGCTGGGAGCCCTGCATAAGGGATTCTGGTCTGCGGCTGCGTGGGGTGCAGGATAGCAAGCACAAGCGCAGAAAACGCTGAATACGGTTTCACCTCGGTCTCTCTCCTCTGCAGGTGCGCCAGTGGGGATGCCGGGGGGGGAGCCCGAGATGTTTGTTCGCTGCAGTGACCCTGACATCATTTGCGAAACCAAAAACATGGTACCGGTTACGCTTTGGCATCGGTCTGTCCTTTGTGTCCTTCTGCTGGGGGTTGTTTTCGGCGGTGGCGAAATGCCTCGCACCCACGGAGCATCCCTGTGTATCAGCCCGTGGTAGCGAAACGCTGGCGGTGATGAAGCTGGAATTGCCCTTTATTATTGCTCCAATTAAAAGGAGCCACATGGCTTTTGTGGTGGAAGCTGAATATTGCCCCTTaccccatcctgcagcagcCTGTACTCGCTTGTTCTTTTGAGCAAATACCGGATGATTAAGATGCTGGGGAAAAGCAGCCTTTTGTCAGGCATGGGATAGACCTTCCCCGCTGCTCGGGGTCTCCGCAGCCGCTGGAGTTGTGTGGCGGGGGCACGGCGCATCCTTTGAATGCGCGGCAGAGCATCTCTCC contains:
- the NPHP4 gene encoding nephrocystin-4 isoform X2 → MSEWERSFQRNVVLPPHCQRRRTRRPGSTAFRCVLKYLEGAALTQGAEYQLRLSLFDATYHHFFGRTWRSSRRAARAAPPRPARAAFNETVYFHTSLNHPGIAAVVEVVATAGKGDGGSQHLSCGFGLIPLFGNGSEATDPAAEDRALKLYHGTPRALLHPRFQDPVEKNKYLTVMEKSHLQYALKTHQPLETIFHLLPENLLVSGLQTIPGLLPAHGDASDCLQKPRLMKPVTCYLERLSVRLYPSLEEFEEELLDLLNSDRLLQANAAPDGDGVAVRERRLHVGVHNGLRFVQAPQVAVLVPEAEVVRGGCPGVPGSGARGAGQALVLRSRIQLSEMVPHPAFGVCFQLEYVFCSSGRAGGKALPGSAHGETADIRSVRWAVWSPVLGAGEAEVVLPLRGGACRGPCQTLVYRTPTSGRSSRQGKHVESGTVQFYVSTDSEEHLVTAAEILRKDKDESEKPPTPSLSPQAPLRMAASPRGPGLSASQLSAPARGRGQPPARRGRGSRQEGGITHLEADLGSPDPEPRAGDQLRALPFAPLQVPIAAVGLQAGSSRTLLSRASLARLHAAGFPEILDHNQEPVEISEPVDPASFSPRLEEADPLQGNEIILQFLAFGRDAQDGVEGTWPRTIFLTFQFYRFPPVTTPRLQLVSTDGGLAAVPAQLLVRVNKDGTLDTGPPGLQLKYMVDPAFLRPGEQRWFVRYLAEHSLQIDVWDGDSLLLVGSAAVKLEPLLRQGRAAVRTHHELEVATTEYEPDVTVMGREALRHGALRPLGVRVAVRGRLHLCLANIGHPCEETPGQPPSLPPPRSRVVPAPDGAGSIPAGGWISLNAAVGGRVSRARRLAEVDGELAAALCGRRPEARLAPPAVPGEATAARRRKLRRMALVRQREDAGGERTPQLSGWQEQRARHLRDLQIIDAYRERVKGESISRMLSQAITATHTVHAVLGTAEFFEFALKNPYGVQHTVTIEVDHPELSVILDPREWRHFKELTKSVTPVEEEMFHLRDDLRPQVYLRPKETVRIPFKYQTFSADPAVVVAQGPAGLGAGADAATRSLGKSGAGQTKHIQVSGGKPIALLRVKVEPQPHVVDQTFRFYHPELTFLKKTIRLPPWHTLPGAPVGMPGGEPEMFVRCSDPDIICETKNMGPGEPQDIFLKVAGGPSPQIKKFFVAIYTDAWLAAPIQIWQFYLHSLQRLDVSCTAGQLSRLSLLLRGTPAPRRVQAFTSHPQELEVDPDGTFLLPANGIQDLYLGVRPRRAGSRFIYLNLVDVESHQLVSSWLLCLSCRQPLISKAFEISLPAGGGRGCNKRITYTNPYPSPRLYFLCTNRPDLLQFKEDSFEVAGGEVYTIGLRFAPSQGAGEEEILIHINDHEDKNEETFCVKVIYQ
- the NPHP4 gene encoding nephrocystin-4 isoform X1, whose amino-acid sequence is MSEWERSFQRNVVLPPHCQRRRTRRPGSTAFRCVLKYLEGAALTQGAEYQLRLSLFDATYHHFFGRTWRSSRRAARAAPPRPARAAFNETVYFHTSLNHPGIAAVVEVVATAGKGDGGSQHLSCGFGLIPLFGNGSEATDPAAEDRALKLYHGTPRALLHPRFQDPVEKNKYLTVMEKSHLQYALKTHQPLETIFHLLPENLLVSGLQTIPGLLPAHGDASDCLQKPRLMKPVTCYLERLSVRLYPSLEEFEEELLDLLNSDRLLQANAAPDGDGVAVRERRLHVGVHNGLRFVQAPQVAVLVPEAEVVRGGCPGVPGSGARGAGQALVLRSRIQLSEMVPHPAFGVCFQLEYVFCSSGRAGGKALPGSAHGETADIRSVRWAVWSPVLGAGEAEVVLPLRGGACRGPCQTLVYRTPTSGRSSRQGKHVESGTVQFYVSTDSEEHLVTAAEILRKDKDESEKPPTPSLSPQAPLRMAASPRGPGLSASQLSAPARGRGQPPARRGRGSRQEGGITHLEADLGSPDPEPRAGDQLRALPFAPLQVPIAAVGLQAGSSRTLLSRASLARLHAAGFPEILDHNQEPVEISEPVDPASFSPRLEEADPLQGNEIILQFLAFGRDAQDGVEGTWPRTIFLTFQFYRFPPVTTPRLQLVSTDGGLAAVPAQLLVRVNKDGTLDTGPPGLQLKYMVDPAFLRPGEQRWFVRYLAEHSLQIDVWDGDSLLLVGSAAVKLEPLLRQGRAAVRTHHELEVATTEYEPDVTVMGREALRHGALRPLGVRVAVRGRLHLCLANIGHPCEETPGQPPSLPPPRSRVVPAPDGAGSIPAGGWISLNAAVGGRVSRARRLAEVDGELAAALCGRRPEARLAPPAVPGEATAARRRKLRRMALVRQREDAGGERTPQLSGWQEQRARHLRDLQIIDAYRERVKGESISRMLSQAITATHTVHAVLGTAEFFEFALKNPYGVQHTVTIEVDHPELSVILDPREWRHFKELTKSVTPVEEEMFHLRDDLRPQVYLRPKETVRIPFKYQTFSADPAVVVAQGPAGLGAGADAATRSLGKSGAGQTKHIQVSFQVSGGKPIALLRVKVEPQPHVVDQTFRFYHPELTFLKKTIRLPPWHTLPGAPVGMPGGEPEMFVRCSDPDIICETKNMGPGEPQDIFLKVAGGPSPQIKKFFVAIYTDAWLAAPIQIWQFYLHSLQRLDVSCTAGQLSRLSLLLRGTPAPRRVQAFTSHPQELEVDPDGTFLLPANGIQDLYLGVRPRRAGSRFIYLNLVDVESHQLVSSWLLCLSCRQPLISKAFEISLPAGGGRGCNKRITYTNPYPSPRLYFLCTNRPDLLQFKEDSFEVAGGEVYTIGLRFAPSQGAGEEEILIHINDHEDKNEETFCVKVIYQ
- the NPHP4 gene encoding nephrocystin-4 isoform X3 — encoded protein: MSEWERSFQRNVVLPPHCQRRRTRRPGSTAFRCVLKYLEGAALTQGAEYQLRLSLFDATYHHFFGRTWRSSRRAARAAPPRPARAAFNETVYFHTSLNHPGIAAVVEVVATAGKGDGGSQHLSCGFGLIPLFGNGSEATDPAAEDRALKLYHGTPRALLHPRFQDPVEKNKYLTVMEKSHLQYALKTHQPLETIFHLLPENLLVSGLQTIPGLLPAHGDASDCLQKPRLMKPVTCYLERLSVRLYPSLEEFEEELLDLLNSDRLLQANAAPDGDGVAVRERRLHVGVHNGLRFVQAPQVAVLVPEAEVVRGGCPGVPGSGARGAGQALVLRSRIQLSEMVPHPAFGVCFQLEYVFCSSGRAGGKALPGSAHGETADIRSVRWAVWSPVLGAGEAEVVLPLRGGACRGPCQTLVYRTPTSGRSSRQGKHVESGTVQFYVSTDSEEHLVTAAEILRKDKDESEKPPTPSLSPQAPLRMAASPRGPGLSAPARGRGQPPARRGRGSRQEGGITHLEADLGSPDPEPRAGDQLRALPFAPLQVPIAAVGLQAGSSRTLLSRASLARLHAAGFPEILDHNQEPVEISEPVDPASFSPRLEEADPLQGNEIILQFLAFGRDAQDGVEGTWPRTIFLTFQFYRFPPVTTPRLQLVSTDGGLAAVPAQLLVRVNKDGTLDTGPPGLQLKYMVDPAFLRPGEQRWFVRYLAEHSLQIDVWDGDSLLLVGSAAVKLEPLLRQGRAAVRTHHELEVATTEYEPDVTVMGREALRHGALRPLGVRVAVRGRLHLCLANIGHPCEETPGQPPSLPPPRSRVVPAPDGAGSIPAGGWISLNAAVGGRVSRARRLAEVDGELAAALCGRRPEARLAPPAVPGEATAARRRKLRRMALVRQREDAGGERTPQLSGWQEQRARHLRDLQIIDAYRERVKGESISRMLSQAITATHTVHAVLGTAEFFEFALKNPYGVQHTVTIEVDHPELSVILDPREWRHFKELTKSVTPVEEEMFHLRDDLRPQVYLRPKETVRIPFKYQTFSADPAVVVAQGPAGLGAGADAATRSLGKSGAGQTKHIQVSFQVSGGKPIALLRVKVEPQPHVVDQTFRFYHPELTFLKKTIRLPPWHTLPGAPVGMPGGEPEMFVRCSDPDIICETKNMGPGEPQDIFLKVAGGPSPQIKKFFVAIYTDAWLAAPIQIWQFYLHSLQRLDVSCTAGQLSRLSLLLRGTPAPRRVQAFTSHPQELEVDPDGTFLLPANGIQDLYLGVRPRRAGSRFIYLNLVDVESHQLVSSWLLCLSCRQPLISKAFEISLPAGGGRGCNKRITYTNPYPSPRLYFLCTNRPDLLQFKEDSFEVAGGEVYTIGLRFAPSQGAGEEEILIHINDHEDKNEETFCVKVIYQ